The DNA window GGGCctctgtgcacatgtgtgtaggGGGCCTGCACACAGGCAGTCACACTGCTCCCCGTGGCCTCTCCTGGGAAATCagggagctggagggaggagaCTCCCCCCAATCTACACACAGCTCTCAGAATTCCAGGAATGTCAGCTTGGCTCTCGGGCCCCTCAGTCTCTGGGAGTAAACAACTTCTGGGGCCAGAGCAGGGTGAGGCGGACCAcgggcccctcctccaggaagccttctgccCACACCCGCTCCTGCTCCCGAAGAGCTACCCAGATGGCATCCCAGATCCCTCCCCTGTTTCCCTCACCTCCACAGGTGCAGCAGCCTCTACAGCTGAGCCCGGTTCCAACCCCAGGCCACTGTGACTCAAGGCCCCTGCCCCGGCCGGGGACAGGATGTATCCCGTCAGCCTGGGAAGGGGGGGCATTGGGCAGGGAGGTGGCCTCTGCTCGTGGCTCCGCACGTGGCAGGGTGGGGGATGGCAAACGTCACTGGGGAGGCTGTCAGGGCCCAAACTTCAGGCGGGCAGAAGCTCTGATCAACCTCTCCAGGACCCTGGGGACCCCCATCTCCCTGCCCCTCAACTAAATCCAGACTCCGTCACCCACCTTGAGAGGACTGtcaggccccacccaccccaaccAGAAATCCAGATGCCCCAGGCCAGCAAATGTGCCCAGACTCTGCATAGGTGCCTAGGTTACAGGGGCCACTGTGAGACACATCCACCTTCCTCAGCCCAaagctcacctcctccagggagccttccctgcTTCTCACGGCACACAGCCACAGGATCAGGGGGCTCACCCCAGGCCATCTCCAGAGACACAGCCTCCCCTCCCTTTAAATCCTTCATGGCTCCTGCTCCATCACCTCCAGCTCCGACACCTACTCTGTCCCACAGGTACAGCCTCCAGGCCTCAGGCCATGGGTCCCCTTTGCCGGTATCTGTCCTGCTCCTTCACACACACTCGGGATCCCTTGTCAAGGCTCAGCTCAAAGGACACCACTTCCACGACGACCCCCTGACCACCCTCCCGGTCCTCAGAGATCCGACGCTCCCAGATCGCAGGCGCCCGACTCATCAGAGCCTGGCCTGAGACGGGTGCAGCCAGCGCCATCCCGCACCCCCTCGCAGCCCCTCCCCCGGGAAGAAGGCATGAGGGACAGGGGCGAAGCGGACCGAAGCGGCGCTGGGGGTTGGAGCGGCCAGCTGAGCCCGCCACCCGCCGGGTCACTCGCACCGCGCCCTCCCGCCGTCAGGGATACGGGCAACTACCGGGCCGGGACCGTTACTGTGGGGGCAATCGGGCTGGGCGGCGACTCCGAGGGTCCTCCAAACTCAGCGCAAAGACCCCCGAGTGTCCACGGGCAGCGGCTCCAGGTGGAGAGACCCTCCCCCCTTCCTGGTCCCCACTGGCCGCCGGTCGGCCGCTCTCCTCGCCCGCAGCGGAGTCGCcgcgccccggcccggcccgcaACTTGTTGCTGAGACTCGGCTCGGGCTCTGCGCTCGGGGCCTGAAATTCGCGCCGGCTCGGCTTGGACCTGGGCCCGGCTCGGGCGCGCGGGCAGCGGGACCCGGACTGCATCCCCGCCGGGGGCGCTATACCTGCGGGCCGTCAGCTCGTCGCGCAGCTGTCAGTCATGCGGACACGAGAAACGCGAACGCCGCCGCCGGGCCCTTACGGCCCCGCCCGGACGCCGTAGGCCGGGATGTACCAAAGTGGCAGGCGGGGGGCGCCGCCTGCTCCTGCCGCGGCCGCACGGGCCTCGGAAACTCGTCGCGGAGAAAAGCGGATGCCAACGGCACCAGGGAGGGCGGACGGCCGGGGACCCCCCGCGCCATGGGCGCGCCCGGGGCGGGGCTGGAGCCGAGGGCGGAAGCGCCGCAGGATCGAGGAGTTTGGCTGCTGACTGCTGCGGTGCCGCCATGATCATCCCTGTGCGCTGCTTCACGTGCGGCAAGATCGTCGGCAACAAGTGGGAGGCCTACCTGGGGCTGCTGCAGGCCGAGTACACCGAGGGGTGAGGCGCCGGGCCGGCCTGGGAGGGCCTCCAGCGCGGTCGGGAAGCTCTCCCCGGGCCGCCAGCCTGCGGGGCAGGGGGGGTGGGTCCCGGCCTGAGGGGCCTGGGGGGACGGGTCCCGGCCCGCGGGGTCGGTGTGTCGGGCCGGTGTCGGGGGGTCCCAGTCtgcagggcgggggcgggggctacTCACATCAGATTCCAGGTGACCCTGGGCGGGGGAGCTTTCAGTCCCGGAGTCTTTTCCATCCCTGTTCTCCGGATCTGCTCTCAGGAAagcgcccccccccgcccccttagtttggggaggggagggagtcgGGCGTCAAGCTGCTGCTGTCTGGGGACTCCTAGGTATCCTGGCGAGTCTCGCCGCCTCCACGGCAAATAAGCCCTCAGCCGCCTCTGTCCACCTGCTCCCTAACTTCTTCTCCCCGCTGTTAGGCCCACCCCCGTGTGCTGCAGACTCACTGGCTTTTTTTAGGACATAGGACACGCTTCCTGACCACATAGGCCTCATCATCAGGCTATCGTGGGGGTCCCTCTTCTGTGCTTACTTACTCCTTAGCACTGCAGTTACCACCGTGCCTGTCTGAGTCTCTACCCTGGACTAGAGTCTGACCTTGGGCCCCTGTGTGGACAGCCCCATCCTCATCACATTTGAACCTCTGGGTCCCAGGGTGTGCCAGGGAGGCGTAGGCTCTTAGTGCAAGTGTGTCGGATGAATGGGGAAGCGATGGATGGCCTTAGTATTTGCGCCAGGTTCCGAGGAGGCTGCTCAAATGACCAGAGTGCAAGTGAATGCTGGCAGCCTGTACGGGACCCCTCCCCAGGATGCCCCAAGCAGGGGCCACCCGACCTGGCCTCCCCTTTCCCAAGCCACCGCGTTGTCTGCACACCAGAAGCCTTGAGGGTGACGGGCGGCATCTCTGGAAAATGAGAGAGGTGTCTCCCTCCCCGACATGGGGAGCAGAGCCCACGGCAGCTGAGCAGGGCTTGCTGCAGCCGAGGCAAGGTCCTCCATCTGCCAGGACGAACAGGCTGCAGCCAGCTTTCTCCTCGCCCTCAGGGACGCCCTGGATGCGCTGGGCCTGAAGCGCTACTGCTGCCGCCGCATGCTGCTGGCCCACGTGGACCTGATCGAGAAGCTGCTCAACTACGCGCCCCTGGAGAAGTGACCCCGGCCCGGCAGGCCGCGTCTCGCCCACGGCTCGTTCCCTGGAGGTGTGGGGAGCCGGAAGCAAGGCCCGCCCGCGCGCCCATGGCCCTGTTGGCATGGGTCTCCCTCTCTGGAAAGAACCATCCAGTAAATGTTTTTGAGGGCCAGAAGGAGGTCCTGACAGTTGGCCTGGCTCTGTGGGACTCCCCGGCGCCCGTTCCTGTGTCCTGCCTCGAGCATGAGGCCGCCTGGGGGTAGGTGCGGCCCTCacagcctgggaggagggagggccatCCCCACGGAAGCGCTCAGCCTGGGGCTGCTTTCCTCCAGGGCTTGCACTCGGCTCCACACAAGGCACAAGGCACAGATGTCGGGAGTGCTTGGGTTGGGGGCACGGGGGCACTGGCGTCCCCACAGCGGTGTTCCGGGCGCCCTTTAGGCTGAGGACAGaggccctcacctcctccccccccacccccgcccggtGTCTAAAGAACCTCGAGGTCTTCTGAGCTCTGAGTAGAGTGCCCGCTGTGGGCACAGACGCCCATCTTGAGGGTGCTGCTGCCAGCAGCTTCCAGGCTGCACCCAAGGCCAGCAGCCCGCCCCCCTCCACAGACAGCCCTGAGATCCCCACAGCGGGTGGAGGGGCCCTGAGGAGGCTCTGCTGGCCATCTGGGCTGGACGGGCTCTCGGTGCCCCAGGCACTGACTTGCCACCCTGTGAACCAGCCAGAGAGCTGTCTCTCGGGGGTCTCTGTCCTGTTGCGGCTCAGGCTGAGGCTCAGAACGGGAAGCTGCCGCCTTGGCGGGGGTCAGACAGGCCCTGGTGCCCTGCagcaggcagggggcagggccgTGCAGTTAGGGAGGGAGGCACCCTTCCCCGGGCACCTTCCTCAGGGCTGGCCCAGCTGCCTGGACGCCTGAAGCAGGGTCCCCTGAATGCGGGTGAGGGGACCACGGGCGGGAGATGGGGTCTGCGCAATGGTGTGAGGAGCTGGGCGGCCCCTGGGCGACAGGGCACGAGGGCCACGCCCTGGCTGCCACTCCAGGCCCAGCGCCCCTTCCGGCCCCGGCTCCCACTGCCAGCACACGTCCTGCCAGACATGGCCCGGAGTCGCTCCTGAGACAGCAGCCCCAGCACCTCCCGTTCCTGATTCCTGCGCCGTGGCCAGAAAGGCCCCTGGAAACCACAAGCAGCCCCGGCTACTCCCCGAGGTCTAGCCCCACTTCCTCTGGGGCTCTGGCCACACCACCAGCTTTGCATCAGAGAACGGCTGAGGTGCTGCATCAAGGCCTGTCCCCAGCCACCTCTTCCTTGAGTCCCCTTGGCCCACAGCTGGCCCCCTGTCCTCTGTTGtggccctgggggggggggtctgtccACTCTGCCGGACGTGACGGCCCTGGGGACCAGAACTGTCTGTCACCACCGTAGTAAGTTCAGCCATCCGTTCCACAGatgtttattgggcacctacCACACAGCAGGAGCAGTCCTAGGCATCGTCAGGCGGCAGTGAATAAAACGCGCAGGACGCCTGCCTCCGGGGAAGAGGTGACAACAGTGAACTAGTGATACGAGGCCTTTAGATGGTGGTGAGAGCAGCGAGAACACAGCAGGGGGAGCGGCAGAGGCTTGGCCCGGGAGAACTCTTGCTTGGTTTtccccaggggctggaggtggctTGCTTGAGGAGAAGCCCCCAGTACCTGAGGGGCCTGGGGACAGGCACACGGGGCTCCCCGCTGGGCCAGCCCATTTCTGCCCAACTCGGCCCCTCTGACCGAACCCAGGCCTCAGGGAGCAACCCGAGGCCACGACCCCGGCCCGCACCCACCCAGCCCAGCAGACAGGCAGACAGGCGGGGCCGACCCCAGGCCTTGGGACTTTGGTGTGCAGCTAAAGGCACTTGAAGCTGCCTCTGGGATTTGGGGGTCCCCAGAGGTCACGGTGATGGCACGGTGCGGGTGGGGGGCCCAGCCACGAGAACACCAGGGGGAGACCCTGGCAGGCGAGGGGCGGAGCCACGTCCTGGACCGCAGCTCTCTGGCCGTCAGTAGTCAGCGCACGCGAGATGCTGCAGCGCACACGGAGGGCCGGCCCGCGGGCAGGGTCAGTAGTGCTCCAGCTTCAGGCTCTTGTACAGGCAGCACGTGAAGATCATGCCGAACACCTGAGCACGGGGCCAGCATGAGCAGACGTGGCCGCCAGCACCTCGCGTCCCGGCACCCGCCGGCCCGCCCTGCCGTGCCCGCACCTGCACACAGGCGATGCCGAGGCCCACGGCCCCGATGATCCTCAGGTGCTCCTGGATGAAGGTCTCCAGCTTGGTGATGCAGCCGCCCTGCGGGAGCGGGGCAGGGGGTGTGCGCTGAAGGCAGCAAGTCGTCCGGCCCCCTCGGGTGTCGGGCCACACCAGCCCCCAGCATCCCGGGCACCAGGGCCCTGGGCGTCTCAGCAGGCCCCCGCCGGCCTACCTCCACCTTGTAGATGTTGGAGGCGTGGTCGCGCTGCCCGCAGCCGGCCACCACGGTCTTGCAGCAGCTGTCGGGGACCACGCGGCCGCCTGCCTCGCCCGAGCGGATCCACTCGCTGTCCCGCCAGTCCTGCGAGTTGTTGCTGCCACAGCAGTGGAACTGCAGCGAGAACACGGCCCAGCCTGAGCCCTGACCGCCCGCCCCTGCGGCTGGGGCTCCCGCACACGTCTGGGGAGGTGCCTCCCTGCgccacccacccacctcctgcTGCAGCTTGTCCACAGCGCTGGTCACGCCCTCGTGGCCCAGCTGATGGTACCGCTTGGTCATGGTGTCCTTCAGGTTCTCCTTGAGCTCTGCATTCAGCTGGGGTGAGGGGGTGACAGCTTCAGCCACAAAGTCTAAGACTCTCCAAGGTGGGGCAGAATGGGAGTGGGCACAGACGGGAGAGAGGCGCAGGGTCAGGGCTGGGGTCAGACGCATGGCTCAGATGGCCATGGGGAGGGTCGCGGGAAGGGAGGGCGCTCCAGATCCCGTGGACACCTGCCTCCCCTGCCAGGGCCCCCAAGCAGGCAGCTTGGGTGCTGCGGGCAGGCTGTCCATCCCCGTGATCCACCCTCCCCCTAGGACCCAGTCCCCACCTCCAGGGCGTGATGACACGATGCTCAGCGCTGGAGCCTGTGGGGTCCTGTGTGCATGTGCGCGCcttgcctgtgtatgtgtgtgtccccGTGTGTGGGTGTCTGTGTCCCCGTGTGTGTGTACACGTCGCCTGCGTGTGCGTATCCATCTTGCTGCACGTGCGTGTCCCTGTGTGTGCCCGTGCACGTCCACGTCGCCTCACGGCCTGTCTGAGCCCCTCACCTGCTGGTAGTAGACATAGGCCAGGACTCCCGCAATGATCTCCAGCAGAAAGATGATGAGGAGCAGGATGAAgtactggggggaggggcagggcccagtGAGATGGGGTGGGACACGGACACCCCCGGTCCGTGAGGACTCCCCGGGCCCAGGCACGACGGAgcaggtgagggctgggggaCCGCCAGGACCCCTGATGCTCTCTCTCAGGTGTCTTCCCTCCGCTGGCCCGGCTGGGATGTGGGGACCCACAGGACTGGGCAGGTGGGAAGGGACGCCCCCCAGGTGAGCACAGCAGAGTCTATCCTGCGGTGTCACACTCGACCCCCATCAGTCCCTCCTAAGGGACCCAGAGCCAGCCCCCGGCAGCCTGGCAGGGAGCCCTGGCAGGTACCCgcagccccacccccgcccccagtgcCAGCCACACCCTGCTGACCAGACGCAGCAGGTCCCTCCGCTCCTTGAAGGTGGCGCAGCAGCCCAGAACCCCAGTCACCATGACGACAACGCCCGCCACCACCAGGATGTAGGCTGTGGCCAGGTAGGTGCCCGAGGCCAGCAGGCTGATGTAGTCGCTCTTGAGGGCCAGTGTCCAGATGCCCACGGCCATGACGGCCAGACCAGCCAGCTGTGGGCAGTGCACACCGGTCACCACACCTGGCCCCAGGTCTGAGCCCCAGGCCAGGCTCCTCtcgaggctggggaagggggtgccTCACCCAGAAGCAGCAGTTGAAGGTGAAGAGCAGGTACTTGAGGCAGATGGTGCCACATGTCGTGGTCTTCTCGCCGAACTCGCCCATCCTGGGGCAGGGAGGACGGCCAGACACCAGCGGGGACAGAAGGAGGGGACACAGATGTCCAGACCAGCCCCAGGGTGGGGCCAAGCCAACTGCCTGCCCGGGTGAAGGCTCTGGGAGAATGTCCAGGGCAACCAGGACACTTCCTGCGAAGGCCGCTCAGGAGCCTCCACCCCCACTGCAGCGAGGGCAGATGGGGTGCCCACAGCCTAGCTGAAGGCCGAGGGGCCAGGCTTCCCTGACCAGAGCCCAAGCACGGTGCGGGGGGGCCTGGAGGACCCCCAACCATCACGGGCTGACTCACCCCTCTGGCAGCCAGGGTAGGAAGCCCCAGCAGGCACCTCGGGGTGAGCTCATGCAggctccccaccccgccccaagcATTCCCCGGGCCCCACGTCACAGGCTGGCAGGAACCCACCGGCTGCTGGGGGGGAGGAGGCCGCTCAAAGATGGACCGACCTGCCCCTCGCTAGCCTAGTCCCGAGGCCTTAGGAAAGCCCCTCAGGGCTCTGTGAAAGGACaggccttccttcctcccagcgGGGGCAAGTGGAGCTGGCAGACACACACCCGCCCAGACCTGGGGGGTGCTTCCTGTGCTGGTCCTCATTACGGGAATGGGGACAGCCACACCGACCCCAGGGAGAAGTGGAGCTACCGGCTGTGCTCCTCCCCAGAGGCACCCCAGCGCCACCCCACCCACTCTGCTCTGGGGTGTCTGCATTGTGGGGGGAGTGGCTGTGGGACACAGATGACAGCTGAGCGCCCAGGGCCATGTTTCCAGACAGACACAGTGCCTCCCAGAGCCAGACTTCTATCCACCCCGCCCAGCACTCACCTGGCTGGTGGGGATGTCTTGTCTGTAAGGCAGGCAGATGGAAGTTCCCGCCCAAGGAGCCTCCGCTAGAAGGGCAGGGACAGGTCACAGGTCTGGCTCAACCTGGATGGTCAGGATCCCGCCACCCCTCTTTCTGGCCGACCCAGGCACTGGACCCGAGCTGGCCTTCCAGAGCAGGCAGCGTCCACCCCCTGCCCGTGGCTGAGAGGGGAGCGGCCAGGCCCGGTATTTTGGTCTGGGGCACAGCGGGGCAGGGCAGAGGACGTTTCTGGACAGTCCGATCCTGGGAGTGACCGCACGCCTTCTCCAGGCCCCCACCCTGAGCCTTGGCACCAGGCCTGTCActgccccttcccccaccaaGCAGCAGTAGCTGCagcctgaaaagaaaaagaggcgCAGACCGCTAACACAGACGGGGTGTGGAAGCCCCACGTGCCGCAGACCTGGGCCTGCCCTGGGGTCCCAGGCCTCCCGGGGAGGCTGCTTCCAGACACAGGTCCGGCCCCCACGGCCCGCCCGCGGGCGACCGGCTGAGGAGGGGCCCCTCTTTCCGGGAGTGCTTGGCGGAGATGATCCCCAAGGGAAAGGGCCGGCCAGAAATAGCTCCCGCGGCCCGGGACAGAGCCGCCCCACCCACGTCCCCCGCAGCCCAACCGGGCCCAAGGTGGGGGACCCCGACTCGGCTCCAGCCAGGCCGCGTGAGGAATTCGCGATGAAgtcaccgccgccgccgccgccccccacGCCCGGGCGAGGCGAACGGCCCGCCCACTCGCACCGGGCGGAGGGGAGGGCACCGGTGTCTGCGCACAGTGAGCGGGGTGCTCGGGAGGAGCTCTTGGCCGGAAGGGGCCGCCAGGCCCGTCCGGAGACCCGGGAGGCGCCTCGGCCTCGCCCTCGCCCGGCGGACCCTCTGCCCGCCCGGCCTCCGGGCGCCCGCCTCCCTCCGGAAGCGGCCTGCAGGGCCGCCAGGCGCGCAGCTTCTcccggccgggccgggccgggccgggcggtGCACTCACCGGCCACGCGTCCGAGtcgggc is part of the Balaenoptera musculus isolate JJ_BM4_2016_0621 chromosome 8, mBalMus1.pri.v3, whole genome shotgun sequence genome and encodes:
- the CD151 gene encoding CD151 antigen isoform X4, giving the protein MWHHLPQVPALHLQLLLLAGWSGRHGRGHLDTGPQERLHQPAGLGHLPGHSLHPGGGGRCRHGDWGSGLLRHLQGAEGPAASVLHPAPHHLSAGDHCGSPGLCLLPADFVAEAVTPSPQLNAELKENLKDTMTKRYHQLGHEGVTSAVDKLQQEFHCCGSNNSQDWRDSEWIRSGEAGGRVVPDSCCKTVVAGCGQRDHASNIYKVEGGCITKLETFIQEHLRIIGAVGLGIACVQVFGMIFTCCLYKSLKLEHY
- the CD151 gene encoding CD151 antigen isoform X6; this translates as MWHHLPQVPALHLQLLLLAGWSGRHGRGHLDTGPQERLHQPAGLGHLPGHSLHPGGGGRCRHGDWGSGLLRHLQGAEGPAASAECRAQGEPEGHHDQAVPSAGPRGRDQRCGQAAAGVPLLWQQQLAGLAGQRVDPLGRGRRPRGPRQLLQDRGGRLRAARPRLQHLQGGGRLHHQAGDLHPGAPEDHRGRGPRHRLCAGVRHDLHVLPVQEPEAGALLTLPAGRPSVCAAASRVR
- the CD151 gene encoding CD151 antigen isoform X3; amino-acid sequence: MWHHLPQVPALHLQLLLLAGWSGRHGRGHLDTGPQERLHQPAGLGHLPGHSLHPGGGGRCRHGDWGSGLLRHLQGAEGPAASGQQVLHPAPHHLSAGDHCGSPGLCLLPADFVAEAVTPSPQLNAELKENLKDTMTKRYHQLGHEGVTSAVDKLQQEFHCCGSNNSQDWRDSEWIRSGEAGGRVVPDSCCKTVVAGCGQRDHASNIYKVEGGCITKLETFIQEHLRIIGAVGLGIACVQVFGMIFTCCLYKSLKLEHY
- the CD151 gene encoding CD151 antigen isoform X2, which codes for MGEFGEKTTTCGTICLKYLLFTFNCCFWLAGLAVMAVGIWTLALKSDYISLLASGTYLATAYILVVAGVVVMVTGVLGCCATFKERRDLLRLVSRYFILLLIIFLLEIIAGVLAYVYYQQLNAELKENLKDTMTKRYHQLGHEGVTSAVDKLQQEFHCCGSNNSQDWRDSEWIRSGEAGGRVVPDSCCKTVVAGCGQRDHASNIYKVEGGCITKLETFIQEHLRIIGAVGLGIACVQVFGMIFTCCLYKSLKLEHY
- the CD151 gene encoding CD151 antigen isoform X7, producing MGEFGEKTTTCGTICLKYLLFTFNCCFWLAGLAVMAVGIWTLALKSDYISLLASGTYLATAYILVVAGVVVMVTGVLGCCATFKERRDLLRLLNAELKENLKDTMTKRYHQLGHEGVTSAVDKLQQEFHCCGSNNSQDWRDSEWIRSGEAGGRVVPDSCCKTVVAGCGQRDHASNIYKVEGGCITKLETFIQEHLRIIGAVGLGIACVQVFGMIFTCCLYKSLKLEHY
- the POLR2L gene encoding DNA-directed RNA polymerases I, II, and III subunit RPABC5, with protein sequence MIIPVRCFTCGKIVGNKWEAYLGLLQAEYTEGDALDALGLKRYCCRRMLLAHVDLIEKLLNYAPLEK
- the CD151 gene encoding CD151 antigen isoform X5; this translates as MGEFGEKTTTCGTICLKYLLFTFNCCFWLAGLAVMAVGIWTLALKSDYISLLASGTYLATAYILVVAGVVVMVTGVLGCCATFKERRDLLRLYFILLLIIFLLEIIAGVLAYVYYQQLNAELKENLKDTMTKRYHQLGHEGVTSAVDKLQQEFHCCGSNNSQDWRDSEWIRSGEAGGRVVPDSCCKTVVAGCGQRDHASNIYKVEGGCITKLETFIQEHLRIIGAVGLGIACVQVFGMIFTCCLYKSLKLEHY
- the CD151 gene encoding CD151 antigen isoform X1, with protein sequence MWHHLPQVPALHLQLLLLAGWSGRHGRGHLDTGPQERLHQPAGLGHLPGHSLHPGGGGRCRHGDWGSGLLRHLQGAEGPAASVLHPAPHHLSAGDHCGSPGLCLLPAAECRAQGEPEGHHDQAVPSAGPRGRDQRCGQAAAGVPLLWQQQLAGLAGQRVDPLGRGRRPRGPRQLLQDRGGRLRAARPRLQHLQGGGRLHHQAGDLHPGAPEDHRGRGPRHRLCAGVRHDLHVLPVQEPEAGALLTLPAGRPSVCAAASRVR